The following is a genomic window from Bacillota bacterium.
GTGGCGCGCTCGTTCACCCCGCCCGTCGCGGCGGCCGATCAGCTGGGCCGGGTGCTTTGGCACATGGTGCAGCGGCTGCTGGCCGAAGCGGCGCAGCCGGACGCCGGCGCCGCGTCAAAAGATCTCCGCGACGACTGCGTCATCGCCGTTACGCCGGCGCCTTACACAGGCAGGCAGACGACGCTTTTCTCGGCAGGCCGCCTTGACGTTCCGCAAAAAGAGCGCAAGCCGCACCCGCTGGAGTGCCCGGCGCTGGCCGCGATTCGTGCCCGCTTCGGCCCCTGGCTGCGCCTCTGCGCGGCCGAAGCCGGCCCCGGCGTTTGCCGGGAAGCGGTGGCCCGCTACGAAGCCATGCGGCAGTTTTACTCCTGAAGCCCAGACGCTTGCCGTGCGGCGCTCCTGCTTGCGCGGCGGCCAGCGAGGTGTTGGTGGTGCGCCTCGTTGACGTGCCGGTGCGGGTCACGCTGAACGGAAGCAACGAGCCGCAGCCGACGGCCTTTCAATGGCGCGGGCGCACGCACCGCATCGCCCGCATCGTGGACCACTGGCGCTACGTCGGCCGCTGGTGGCTCGGCGAAGGCGAGTGGCGCTTCGTCAAGGTCGAGACGACCGACGGCGGCGTGTTCGAGCTGTATTTCGACGCCAAAGCCGCCGAGTGGAGGCTCTACCGCGTCTATGACTGAGCCGTTCGTCCACCTGCACGTCCATTCGCCTTTTTCCTTTCTGGACGGCGCGGCTTCCGTCGAGGATCTCGTCCGGCGGGCCGCGGCGCTGGATATGCCCGCGCTGGCCCTTACCGACCACGACAACGTCAGCGGCGCGGTCCGCTTCGTGCAGGCATGCCGGGAAGCCGGCATCAAACCGATCATCGGCTGCGAGCTGACGCTGGAAGGCGGCTTCCATCTCACGGTGCTGGCGGCGTCGCCGAAGGGATACGCCAACTTGTGCCGCCTGCTGACCGCGGCCCACCTGCACAACGAGCGGGGCCAGCCGCGCACGTCCTGGGACAGCCTTCTCCAATACAGCGAAGACCTGATCGTCTTGTCCGGCTGCGTCAAGGGCGAAATCGCCGCGCGGATCCGCGAGCGGCGCTACGCAGAAGCCGAGCGCGCCGCACGCCGCTATGCGGCCGCCTTCGGGCGAGAGCGCTTCTTCCTGGAGCTGCAGGCCACCGAGCTGCCCGGCCAGCTGGCGGTCAACCGCGCCTTGGCGGAGCTGGCCGCGCGCATCGGCGTGGAAACGGTCGCGACGGGCAACGTCCATTATGCCGTCCGCGAGCAGCACCCGATTCACGACGTGCTGCGTTGCATCGCGGCCGGCGTGACCGTCTACGACCCGCATCCAAGCCGCCCGTTCAACGATCAGCTGTACCTGATCGAGCCGGAGGAGATGCGCCGGCGGTTCGCGTGGCTGCCGCGCGCCGTCGCCAACGCCACCGCCATCGCGGAGCGCTGCCAGCTCGCGCTCATCCTGGGCCAGCCGCGCCATCCCCGCTTCACGCTGCGGGACGAGCACGGCCGCGAACAACGCGTCGATGCCGACGCGCTGCTGGCGCAGCTGACATGGGAAGGCGCCCGGCGCCGCTACGGGAAAATTTCCGAAGCGCTCCGGCGGCGCATCGAGGAAGAGTTGACCATCATCCGCCGGCTGGCGATGGCCGACTATTTCCTCGTCGCTTGGGACGTCGTGCAGTTTGCCAAGAGCCGGGGCATCCGTTCCAGCGGCCGCGGCTCGGCGGCCGACTCGGTGGTGGCCTACTGCCTCGGCCTCACCAACGTCGACGCGTTCAAGCGCGGGCTCAGCTTCGAGCGGTTCTTGTCCGTCGAGCGGGGCGAGCCGCCGGATATCGACATCGACTTCGAGGCCCACCGGCGCGACGAAGTGGCCGCGTACGTCTTCGAGCGCTACGGCCGGGATCACGTGGCCGCCGTGGCCACCTACCACACGTACCACGCCCGGGGCGCTCTGCGGGAAGTGGGCAAAGCGCTGGGGCTGCCGGCGGAAGAGATCGACGAAGTGGTCAAGCGCATGCCCCACGTGCCTGCCGACGCCATCGAGCGCGCCCTGCGCCATTACCCCGAGCTGCGCCCCCTCGAGGAAACGCTGGTAAAAGACGAGCTGCGCCGCCGCTGGCTGCAGCTGGCGCAGGCGCTGGCCGGCTTGCCGCGGCATCTGGGCACCCACAGCAGCGGGCTCGTCATCAGCGCGGAGCCCTTGACCGAGGTGACGCCGCTGCAAATGGCGGCCAAAGGCGTGCCGGTGAGCCAGTTCGACAAAGACGACGTGGAAGCGCTGGGCCTGATGAAGCTGGACTTGCTCTTTTTGCGCATGCTGGCCGCGGTCAACACGTCGGCCGAAGCCATCCGCCGGCGCGACCCGTCTTTCGACTACGATCAAATCCCCGACGAAGACGCCCGCACGTACAAGCGGCTGCGGCGCGGCGACACCATCGGCGCGTTCCAGCTGGAATCGCCCGCCCAGCGGGCGCTGCATCCGCGGCTCAAGCCCCGCACCTTCGAAGACATCGTCGCGTCCGTCGCGCTCATCCGCCCCGGGCCCATCAAAGGCGACATGGTCAAGCCTTTCATCGCCCGGCGCAACGGCGAAGAGCCCGTCACGTACGTGCACCCGAAGCTGGAGCCGATCCTGAAGAAGACGTACGGGGTGGTGTTGTTTCAGGAGCAAATCATCGAGATCGCCCGGACCATCGCGGGGTTCACCCCCGGCGAGGCGGACCGGCTGCGGCGCGCCATGTCGTCGTTCCGCTCGCAGGCGGAAATGGACCGCATCGGCGAGCAGTTTATCGCCAAAGCTATCGCCAACGGCTGCGAGCCCGGCGTGGCCCGCACCATCTTCGGCTACATCGCCGCCTACGCCGGCTACGGCTTCTGCGAAGCCCACGCGGCCTCGTTCGCGGACATCGCCTACAAGACCGCGTACTTGCTGGAGCACTACCCGGCCGAGTTTTACGCGGCGCTGCTGTCGCATCAGCCGATGGGGTACTATCCGCCCAATACGCTTTTGTGGGAAGCCAAGCGCAGGGGCGTCAAGGCGCTGGGCGTCTGCATCAACCGCAGCGAAGCGCACTTTACGGTCGAATACCTCGCTGAGCCGTCGCCGGCCAACGGCGCACCGAGCGACGGCGGCCGGGCGGACGCCGGCTTGCGTCCCGCCATTCGCGTCGGCCTGCGCCAAGTGCGGGCGCTGAGCCAGGAAACGCTGGCGGCCATCCTCGCCGCGCGGCGCGACGGACCGTTTACGTCGCTGGCCGACTTTTGCCGCCGAGTTCCGCCGCTGACCGCCGAAGAAGCCGAGCAGCTGGTGCTGGCCGGCGCTTTCGACGCGCTCAGCGCCAACCGCCGCGCCCTGCTTTGGCAGCTGCCCGAGGCGCTGCGGCGCGGCCGAGAGGCGCGGGAAAGCCAGCGCCGCTGGGACGTATCCGCCCCGGCGACCGGCGTCTCCATCGACGATTTTCCTCCCTTTGAGCGCGACGTGCGGGAATATTACGCCCTAGGGCTAACGATCGAACGCCACCTCGTGGAACACTTCCGGCCCCAGCTGCGCCGCCGCGGGGCGCTGCCGTGCGCCGAGGCGCGCCGGCTGCCGAAAGGTCGCCAAGTCACCGTCGGCGGTTTGTGCATCCGGCCGCACCGCCCGCCGACGAAAAGCGGCCGCACCGTCGTCTTCCTCACGCTGGAAGACGAGACGGGGCTGATTGACGTTACAGTCTTTGAAGACGTGTACATGCGCTGGGGAGAAGATCTGTTCGTCAAGCCGATGCTGCTGGTCTCCGGCTACATCGAGCACCAAGGCGAAGCCGTCAGCGTCGTGGCCAAGCGGCTGGCGGCGTTTCCGTAAAAAAGCCTCCGCCGCGAGGAGGAGGCTCGGCAACCGAAAGCCGCCGAGGCGGCACTGTCCCGCCCGTACCGTCAGAACGAGATGCCGAAACCGAACTGCACTTGGGTGCCCAACGCTTCATGGAACGCGGCAGCCGCGTCGTAGCTGCTGCTCGTGTCGGCCGACAACGGGAAGCTGAGACGGGCGCCCATGTCGATGAAGAAATCGCTGAACTTC
Proteins encoded in this region:
- a CDS encoding error-prone DNA polymerase, with amino-acid sequence MTEPFVHLHVHSPFSFLDGAASVEDLVRRAAALDMPALALTDHDNVSGAVRFVQACREAGIKPIIGCELTLEGGFHLTVLAASPKGYANLCRLLTAAHLHNERGQPRTSWDSLLQYSEDLIVLSGCVKGEIAARIRERRYAEAERAARRYAAAFGRERFFLELQATELPGQLAVNRALAELAARIGVETVATGNVHYAVREQHPIHDVLRCIAAGVTVYDPHPSRPFNDQLYLIEPEEMRRRFAWLPRAVANATAIAERCQLALILGQPRHPRFTLRDEHGREQRVDADALLAQLTWEGARRRYGKISEALRRRIEEELTIIRRLAMADYFLVAWDVVQFAKSRGIRSSGRGSAADSVVAYCLGLTNVDAFKRGLSFERFLSVERGEPPDIDIDFEAHRRDEVAAYVFERYGRDHVAAVATYHTYHARGALREVGKALGLPAEEIDEVVKRMPHVPADAIERALRHYPELRPLEETLVKDELRRRWLQLAQALAGLPRHLGTHSSGLVISAEPLTEVTPLQMAAKGVPVSQFDKDDVEALGLMKLDLLFLRMLAAVNTSAEAIRRRDPSFDYDQIPDEDARTYKRLRRGDTIGAFQLESPAQRALHPRLKPRTFEDIVASVALIRPGPIKGDMVKPFIARRNGEEPVTYVHPKLEPILKKTYGVVLFQEQIIEIARTIAGFTPGEADRLRRAMSSFRSQAEMDRIGEQFIAKAIANGCEPGVARTIFGYIAAYAGYGFCEAHAASFADIAYKTAYLLEHYPAEFYAALLSHQPMGYYPPNTLLWEAKRRGVKALGVCINRSEAHFTVEYLAEPSPANGAPSDGGRADAGLRPAIRVGLRQVRALSQETLAAILAARRDGPFTSLADFCRRVPPLTAEEAEQLVLAGAFDALSANRRALLWQLPEALRRGREARESQRRWDVSAPATGVSIDDFPPFERDVREYYALGLTIERHLVEHFRPQLRRRGALPCAEARRLPKGRQVTVGGLCIRPHRPPTKSGRTVVFLTLEDETGLIDVTVFEDVYMRWGEDLFVKPMLLVSGYIEHQGEAVSVVAKRLAAFP